In Epinephelus fuscoguttatus linkage group LG15, E.fuscoguttatus.final_Chr_v1, a genomic segment contains:
- the gbx1 gene encoding homeobox protein GBX-1, which translates to MQRPGGQGTAFSIDSLIGTPQPRPGHLLYTGYPMFMPYRPLVIPQALSHSPLSSGIPPLAPLASFAGRLTNTFCASLGQGVPSMVALTTTMPSFSDPPDSFYPPQELPGPRLSAADPGARRQESPHSDELHSRDKGSELLNFSETFQTISGETKLYSSDDEKLDLKSADTVCSDREDSSADSENESFSDGNNCGSLSQKSKLKTGSQEALPTGSSAGKSRRRRTAFTSEQLLELEKEFHCKKYLSLTERSQIAHALKLSEVQVKIWFQNRRAKWKRIKAGNVNNRSGEPVRNPKIVVPIPVHVNRFAVRSQHQQIEQGTRP; encoded by the exons ATGCAGAGACCAGGCGGCCAGGGGACGGCGTTCTCAATCGACTCCCTGATAGGGACTCCTCAGCCCAGACCGGGACACCTGCTCTACACGGGCTATCCTATGTTCATGCCGTACAGACCTTTGGTTATTCCACAAGCTTTATCCCACTCGCCTTTATCGTCTGGTATACCTCCACTCGCGCCTTTGGCTTCTTTTGCGGGACGGCTCACCAACACGTTCTGTGCCAGTTTGGGACAGGGGGTGCCATCCATGGTGGCGCTTACCACGACCATGCCAAGTTTCTCGGATCCTCCGGACAGTTTCTACCCGCCACAAGAACTCCCAGGTCCCCGTTTAAGCGCCGCCGATCCCGGAGCGAGAAGGCAGGAAAGTCCGCACTCTGATGAGCTGCACAGCCGGGACAAGGGCTCCGAGCTGCTCAACTTCTCGGAAACTTTCCAAACAATATCAG GTGAGACCAAACTGTACAGCTCAGACGACGAGAAGCTGGACCTAAAATCAGCAGACACGGTGTGCAGTGACCGGGAGGACAGCTCTGCAGACAGCGAGAACGAAAGTTTCTCGGACGGGAACAACTGTGGCTCCCTGTCCCAGAAGAGCAAACTAAAAACCGGCTCGCAGGAGGCGCTACCGACCGGCAGCTCCGCGGGGAAGAGCCGGAGGAGACGAACAGCTTTTACCAGCGAGCAGCTGCTCGAACTTGAAAAGGAGTTTCACTGTAAAAAGTACCTTTCTCTGACTGAACGCTCCCAGATTGCACATGCACTTAAACTGAGCGAGGTGCAGGTGAAGATCTGGTTTCAGAACCGCAGGGCCAAGTGGAAACGGATCAAAGCCGGCAACGTTAACAACCGCTCAGGAGAACCGGTGAGAAATCCCAAAATTGTGGTCCCCATCCCCGTGCACGTCAACAGGTTTGCTGTGAGGAGTCAGCACCAACAAATAGAGCAAGGGACCAGGCCATGA